From a region of the Qipengyuania spongiae genome:
- the yidD gene encoding membrane protein insertion efficiency factor YidD, translated as MKRPLIWIAKAWQWGPSRLIPPTCRYSPSCSQYAIEALERHGAIKGGWLALKRIGRCHPWGGHGWDPVP; from the coding sequence GTGAAGCGGCCGCTGATCTGGATCGCCAAGGCCTGGCAATGGGGGCCGAGCCGCCTGATCCCGCCGACCTGCCGCTATTCCCCCTCATGCTCGCAATACGCGATCGAGGCGCTGGAGCGGCACGGCGCAATCAAGGGTGGATGGCTGGCGCTGAAACGTATAGGGCGCTGCCACCCTTGGGGCGGCCATGGCTGGGACCCGGTGCCTTGA
- the rnpA gene encoding ribonuclease P protein component: MLKRRADFLAANRGLRNAGPGFVLLTHPNGGQGVRYGITVTKKIGNSVVRNRMKRRFRALLRAALPEQGLPDTDHVLIGRDGGVERDFSNLSAELSRALSAAAKGKGDSRRRRRGPRR; encoded by the coding sequence GTGCTCAAGCGCCGCGCCGATTTTCTCGCCGCCAACCGGGGTCTGCGCAATGCAGGGCCCGGTTTCGTGTTGCTGACTCACCCCAATGGCGGGCAGGGTGTCCGCTACGGCATCACGGTCACCAAGAAGATCGGCAATTCCGTCGTCCGCAACCGGATGAAGCGGCGCTTTCGTGCGCTTCTGCGCGCCGCTCTGCCCGAACAGGGGCTGCCCGATACCGACCATGTCCTGATCGGCCGCGATGGCGGGGTGGAGCGCGATTTCTCCAACCTTTCGGCCGAACTCTCCCGCGCGCTCTCCGCCGCGGCGAAGGGCAAGGGTGATTCGCGCCGCCGCAGGCGAGGGCCGCGCCGGTGA
- the rpmH gene encoding 50S ribosomal protein L34 — translation MKRTFQPSNLVRARRHGFFARKATPGGRKVLRARRKRGRKNLCA, via the coding sequence ATGAAGCGGACTTTCCAGCCTTCGAACCTCGTGCGCGCCCGTCGCCACGGTTTCTTCGCGCGCAAGGCGACCCCGGGTGGCCGCAAGGTGCTTCGTGCCCGCCGCAAGCGCGGTCGCAAGAACCTTTGTGCGTAA
- a CDS encoding alpha/beta hydrolase, which translates to MSRISSLFAAIAALIAALTGAPAAAQGFALVSLPVIWIQPPTVLGPQDVIAAEIFEAPPLDLPLWRPETSETQRFVTTHRPRMATGVLQYGPFRVVDGGKAMLVGETDSDSPRWFEALLRDHPGLTRLEMVECPGTLDDRANMRLGRMIRAAGLATHVPAHGSVRSGAVELFLAGAVQTLEEGAEFAVHSWRDVEGREAADFAPDAPENRAYLDYYREMGMTSAQARAFYDFTNSVPHSDALWLEAEDMRPWLAPEVREEPVDETAPRIAYASLT; encoded by the coding sequence ATGTCGCGTATCTCCTCTCTCTTCGCCGCGATCGCCGCGCTGATTGCCGCGCTCACCGGCGCGCCCGCCGCCGCTCAGGGTTTCGCGCTGGTATCGCTGCCGGTTATCTGGATTCAGCCGCCGACAGTTCTCGGACCGCAAGATGTGATCGCGGCCGAAATCTTCGAAGCTCCGCCGCTCGACCTGCCCCTGTGGCGCCCGGAGACCAGCGAGACCCAGCGCTTCGTCACTACGCATCGCCCGCGCATGGCGACGGGCGTCCTTCAATACGGGCCGTTCCGAGTGGTCGATGGCGGGAAGGCCATGCTCGTGGGGGAGACCGATTCGGACAGCCCCCGCTGGTTCGAAGCCCTTCTGCGCGACCATCCCGGTCTCACCCGGCTGGAAATGGTCGAATGCCCCGGGACGCTCGACGATCGGGCGAACATGCGCCTCGGCCGGATGATCCGGGCGGCGGGCCTTGCGACACATGTGCCCGCCCACGGTTCGGTCCGCTCCGGTGCAGTCGAACTGTTCCTCGCGGGCGCGGTGCAGACGCTGGAGGAAGGCGCGGAATTCGCGGTCCATTCCTGGCGCGATGTGGAGGGGCGCGAGGCGGCGGACTTCGCCCCGGATGCGCCAGAGAACCGCGCCTATCTCGATTACTACCGCGAGATGGGAATGACCAGCGCGCAGGCGCGGGCCTTCTACGACTTTACCAATTCCGTACCCCATAGCGATGCGCTATGGCTCGAAGCGGAGGACATGCGCCCCTGGCTCGCTCCCGAGGTGCGCGAGGAGCCGGTCGACGAAACCGCGCCCCGCATCGCCTATGCCAGCTTGACCTGA
- a CDS encoding YifB family Mg chelatase-like AAA ATPase translates to MVALVRTVAYLGLEARAVEVQCSIAPGLPKFNIVGLADKAVGESKERVRAALSAMGLALPPKRITINLSPADLPKEGSHYDLPVALALLASMGVTDAEQLGDWVAVGELALDGRIVPSPGVLLAALHASEEEAGLICPRGQGSEAKWASEVPVLAAPDLTALLNHLKGTAQLPAPEAGEVEAGAPGPDLKQVKGQETAKRALEIAAAGAHNLLMIGPPGAGKSLLASCLPGILPDLTATEALEVSMVQSVAGLLEGGRISRARPFRAPHHSASMAALTGGGLKVKPGEVSLAHLGVLFLDELPEFQRAVLDSLRQPLETGKVDVARANAHVSFPAQVQLVAAMNPCRCGHLGDPALACSRAPKCAADYQSKVSGPLLDRIDLHVEVDPVSAADLALPPPAEGTAEVAARVAAARAIQSARAEARGTRTNAGLEGDALERFATPDEQGRALLMQAAEAMRLTARGYTRILRVARTIADLAGSEGVGRIHVAEALSYRRQPPRA, encoded by the coding sequence ATGGTCGCGCTGGTGAGAACGGTTGCCTATCTCGGGCTGGAGGCGCGCGCCGTGGAGGTGCAGTGCTCGATCGCGCCGGGCCTGCCCAAATTCAACATCGTGGGCCTTGCCGACAAGGCGGTGGGCGAGAGCAAGGAGCGCGTGCGCGCCGCCTTGTCCGCGATGGGCCTCGCCCTTCCGCCCAAGCGGATCACCATCAACCTGTCTCCCGCCGACCTCCCCAAGGAAGGTTCGCATTACGACTTACCAGTCGCGCTCGCCCTGCTCGCCAGCATGGGCGTGACCGATGCCGAACAGCTGGGCGACTGGGTCGCGGTCGGCGAACTGGCACTTGACGGCCGCATCGTGCCGAGCCCCGGCGTGCTGCTCGCCGCGCTCCATGCGAGCGAGGAGGAAGCTGGGCTGATCTGTCCGCGCGGGCAAGGCTCCGAAGCGAAATGGGCGAGCGAGGTGCCGGTTCTCGCCGCGCCCGATCTCACTGCCCTGCTCAATCATCTGAAAGGCACCGCGCAACTACCGGCGCCCGAGGCGGGCGAGGTCGAGGCGGGCGCTCCCGGGCCGGACCTCAAGCAGGTCAAGGGGCAGGAAACCGCCAAGCGCGCGCTCGAGATCGCGGCGGCGGGCGCGCACAACCTGTTGATGATCGGGCCGCCCGGCGCGGGCAAGAGCCTGCTGGCGAGCTGTCTTCCCGGCATCCTGCCCGACCTCACCGCGACCGAGGCGCTGGAAGTCAGCATGGTCCAGTCGGTCGCAGGCCTGCTGGAGGGCGGCCGGATCAGCCGCGCCCGCCCGTTCCGCGCGCCGCACCATTCGGCGAGCATGGCGGCGCTGACCGGGGGCGGGCTGAAAGTGAAACCGGGAGAGGTCAGTCTCGCCCATCTCGGCGTGCTGTTCCTCGACGAGCTGCCGGAATTCCAGCGCGCGGTGCTCGATTCGCTGCGCCAGCCGCTGGAGACCGGCAAGGTCGACGTCGCGCGGGCCAACGCGCATGTGAGCTTTCCCGCGCAGGTCCAGCTGGTCGCGGCGATGAACCCATGCCGATGCGGCCATCTGGGCGATCCGGCCCTTGCCTGTTCGCGCGCGCCGAAATGCGCGGCCGACTATCAGAGCAAGGTGTCCGGTCCCCTGCTCGACCGGATCGACCTGCATGTCGAGGTCGATCCGGTGAGCGCGGCCGATCTAGCCCTGCCCCCGCCCGCCGAAGGCACTGCGGAGGTAGCGGCGCGGGTCGCTGCCGCGCGCGCCATCCAGTCCGCCCGCGCCGAAGCACGCGGCACGCGGACCAATGCCGGGTTGGAGGGCGACGCTCTCGAACGGTTCGCGACGCCCGACGAACAGGGTCGAGCCCTGCTGATGCAGGCGGCGGAGGCGATGCGCCTGACCGCGCGGGGCTACACCCGCATCCTGCGCGTTGCGCGGACCATTGCGGACCTGGCGGGTTCCGAAGGGGTCGGCCGCATCCATGTGGCCGAAGCGCTCAGCTATCGTCGCCAGCCGCCGAGGGCCTGA
- a CDS encoding GGDEF domain-containing protein — MNDTGATSRSFTNTVMSLLSRGGHSAHSERKAGRDLMDRISDFFARHDLEVTAANLLRAHAALSGIDLRLARKIVEREEQDQPVTQAWFDSIAEEEEGRTDDLADFERLNADLNESIESFSRTARTARSAATDYKIALNEHTRSMESPGTTSQLLASLTDLTKALLERTRQAESEMKRSEREAASLRKNLEKAQRAAEIDHLTGLPNRRAFEGLLERHYREARGELEPLCLAFCDIDHFKIVNDTHGHETGDRVIQMIAQALSRASNDNCHVARQGGDEFVLLFRNMTMREAHERLDWVRERLSDRSFVNRTTDEKIGAITFSGGLADVFAYENRRAALRAADEALYRAKGEGRNRIVQAEKER; from the coding sequence ATGAACGATACCGGCGCAACCAGTCGGAGCTTTACCAACACGGTCATGAGTCTGCTGTCGCGTGGGGGACATTCTGCGCACAGCGAGCGCAAGGCGGGGCGCGATTTGATGGATCGCATTTCCGACTTCTTCGCGCGGCACGATCTCGAAGTTACTGCGGCCAATCTCCTGCGCGCCCATGCCGCGCTGTCGGGCATCGACCTCAGACTGGCGCGCAAGATCGTGGAGCGCGAGGAACAGGACCAGCCGGTCACGCAGGCCTGGTTCGATTCAATCGCCGAGGAGGAAGAGGGGCGCACCGACGATCTCGCCGATTTCGAGCGGCTCAATGCCGATCTCAACGAATCGATCGAGAGTTTCTCGCGCACCGCCCGCACGGCGCGGAGCGCGGCGACCGACTACAAGATCGCTCTGAACGAACATACGCGTTCGATGGAATCGCCGGGAACCACCAGCCAGCTTCTCGCCAGTCTGACCGATCTCACCAAGGCGCTGCTCGAACGCACGCGGCAGGCCGAGAGCGAGATGAAGCGCAGCGAGCGCGAGGCCGCGTCCTTGCGCAAGAATCTGGAGAAGGCGCAGCGCGCGGCCGAAATCGATCATCTGACCGGCCTGCCCAACCGCCGCGCTTTCGAAGGGTTGCTGGAACGCCATTATCGCGAGGCGCGCGGCGAGCTGGAGCCGCTGTGCCTCGCCTTTTGCGACATCGATCACTTCAAGATCGTCAACGACACGCACGGTCACGAGACCGGCGACCGGGTGATCCAGATGATCGCACAGGCGCTCTCCCGCGCATCGAACGACAATTGCCATGTGGCGCGACAAGGGGGGGACGAATTCGTCCTGCTGTTCCGCAACATGACGATGCGCGAGGCGCATGAGCGGCTCGACTGGGTGCGCGAGCGGCTGTCCGACCGGTCCTTCGTCAACCGCACGACAGACGAGAAGATCGGGGCGATCACCTTCTCCGGCGGTCTTGCCGATGTCTTCGCCTACGAGAACCGCCGGGCCGCCCTGCGAGCCGCGGACGAGGCGCTCTACCGGGCCAAGGGCGAGGGGCGCAACCGGATCGTTCAGGCCGAAAAGGAGCGTTGA
- a CDS encoding winged helix-turn-helix transcriptional regulator: protein MGEVREPLRELTECGLPQALEVMGERWSFMILRASFNGLHHFEEFLSELGIARNILSNRLAKLVEHGILARQPMDQDRRKIEYRLTGKGFDLLPAMIALRQWGQKYGAEVVENPVLVDDNDRLPIGPVSILGHDGRVLGPQDLRLVDRASVGQRADGSKAVPKEPAGRGSSIHPGKAKSQSA from the coding sequence ATGGGTGAGGTGAGAGAGCCGCTGCGCGAGCTGACAGAATGCGGCCTGCCGCAGGCGCTGGAGGTGATGGGCGAACGCTGGAGCTTCATGATCCTGCGGGCGAGTTTCAACGGCCTGCATCACTTCGAGGAGTTCCTGAGCGAACTCGGAATCGCCCGCAACATCCTTTCAAACCGGCTCGCCAAGCTGGTCGAGCACGGTATTCTCGCGCGCCAGCCCATGGACCAGGACCGCCGCAAGATCGAATATCGGCTGACCGGAAAGGGGTTCGACCTCCTTCCCGCGATGATCGCCCTGCGGCAGTGGGGCCAGAAATACGGTGCCGAAGTGGTCGAGAACCCGGTACTGGTCGACGATAACGACCGGCTGCCGATAGGGCCGGTCTCGATCCTCGGGCATGACGGGCGCGTGCTCGGTCCTCAGGATTTGCGGCTGGTCGACCGCGCGAGCGTGGGGCAGCGCGCGGATGGCAGCAAGGCCGTACCCAAGGAGCCCGCCGGTCGGGGATCGAGCATCCATCCCGGCAAGGCGAAGTCGCAGTCCGCCTGA
- a CDS encoding HAD family hydrolase gives MIEAVVFDVGRVLFEWDLRHLFSRLVPEKAELDRILSEVVTEDWHFEHDRGRTLAEMTAERKALFPADAALIDAYAARFNETIPGPVPGSLEIVSELDEAGVPLFAITNFGAEFWDGFAPDQAVFEKFRDIVVSGREKLAKPDPAIFSLAERRFGLAPGAMLFIDDNAANIEAARQRGWQVHHFTGAANLRADLVRRGLLS, from the coding sequence TTGATCGAAGCAGTGGTGTTCGATGTCGGTCGGGTCCTGTTCGAATGGGATCTGCGCCATCTTTTCTCCAGGCTCGTGCCGGAAAAGGCGGAACTCGACCGCATTCTGTCAGAAGTCGTCACCGAGGACTGGCATTTCGAACATGACCGCGGCCGCACGCTTGCCGAGATGACGGCCGAGCGAAAGGCGCTGTTTCCCGCGGATGCGGCATTGATCGACGCCTACGCCGCTCGCTTCAACGAAACCATTCCCGGACCCGTCCCCGGCAGCCTGGAGATCGTGAGCGAACTGGACGAGGCCGGCGTGCCGCTGTTCGCGATCACGAATTTCGGCGCCGAGTTCTGGGACGGCTTCGCGCCGGATCAAGCCGTCTTCGAAAAGTTTCGCGACATCGTCGTTTCCGGGCGCGAGAAGCTTGCCAAGCCCGATCCGGCGATTTTCTCGCTGGCCGAAAGGCGGTTCGGGCTTGCGCCCGGCGCCATGCTTTTCATCGACGACAATGCCGCCAATATCGAAGCGGCGCGCCAACGCGGATGGCAGGTGCATCATTTCACCGGCGCCGCGAATTTGCGCGCCGATCTGGTGCGCCGCGGCCTGCTTTCCTAG
- the ykgO gene encoding type B 50S ribosomal protein L36: MKVRNSLKSLKNRHRDCRVIRRRGRTYVINKTNRRFKARQG; this comes from the coding sequence ATGAAAGTCCGCAACAGCCTCAAGTCGCTGAAGAACCGCCATCGCGACTGCCGCGTGATCCGCCGTCGCGGGCGGACCTACGTCATCAACAAGACCAACCGGCGCTTCAAGGCCCGTCAGGGCTGA
- a CDS encoding DUF4136 domain-containing protein: protein MIRRILPLSLLSLSLAACATTAPPSPVEVSRFVAQDSIARLGSGTIFVTAEGGLETSAYSAAVARELQRLGYREGPRTSAQQIAEVQVERFVIGASGQRSPVSVGVGGSTGTFGSGVGLGLGINLGGGSQERIGTQMAVRIRDRASGASLWEARAEFDAGRNSDLADREASAQRLASALFRNFPGNNGETYQVRNEV from the coding sequence ATGATTCGCCGCATCCTTCCCCTGTCGCTTCTTTCCCTCTCGCTTGCAGCCTGCGCCACCACCGCCCCGCCAAGCCCCGTCGAGGTCTCTCGCTTCGTGGCTCAGGACAGCATCGCGCGGCTCGGCTCCGGCACCATCTTCGTTACCGCAGAAGGCGGGCTGGAGACCTCGGCCTATTCGGCGGCGGTCGCGCGCGAACTGCAACGGCTCGGCTACCGCGAGGGGCCGCGCACCAGCGCACAGCAGATCGCAGAGGTTCAGGTGGAGCGCTTCGTCATCGGTGCTTCCGGCCAGCGCTCGCCGGTCAGTGTCGGGGTAGGCGGTTCGACCGGCACCTTCGGATCGGGCGTGGGCCTTGGTCTCGGCATCAATCTTGGCGGCGGATCGCAGGAACGTATCGGCACCCAGATGGCCGTCAGGATCCGCGACAGGGCGTCAGGAGCTAGTCTGTGGGAAGCGCGTGCCGAGTTCGATGCAGGCCGGAACTCCGACCTTGCGGATCGGGAAGCGAGCGCCCAGAGGCTGGCCTCCGCCCTGTTCCGGAACTTTCCGGGCAACAATGGCGAGACGTATCAAGTGAGGAACGAAGTTTGA
- a CDS encoding M14 family metallopeptidase, whose protein sequence is MSSIRIDSSFDSGNIEVLSTTGASARLAIPRDHMSEFKQWFHFRVSGAAGRELELNITGLNDSAYPDGWPDYDAVVSEDREYWGRASSSFDKDADGGTLTIRYTPASDLAWFAYFAPYSMERHHDLVAESAACEGVDYVRLGATLDGQTVDCLELGEGAKQVWLYARQHPGESMAEWWMEGALEVLTDPTDPVAMVLRRECRFHIVPNVNPDGSRRGHLRTNAVGTNLNREWAEPTAEKSPEILAIRNHMDATGVDFAMDVHGDEAIPAAFLAGFEGIPSWTDEQGERFYRYQRILARRTPDFQTELGYPKSKPGTANLAISTNQVAERFGCTAMTLEMPFKDVTSMPDPAQGWSPERSKLLARDCLAALVEWLEPEGD, encoded by the coding sequence TTGAGCAGCATCCGGATCGATTCATCTTTCGACAGCGGCAATATCGAGGTTCTTTCGACCACCGGCGCGAGTGCCCGGCTGGCGATCCCTCGCGATCACATGAGCGAGTTCAAGCAGTGGTTCCACTTCCGCGTTTCGGGCGCGGCGGGGCGTGAGCTCGAACTCAACATCACCGGATTGAACGACAGCGCTTATCCCGATGGCTGGCCCGATTACGACGCCGTCGTTTCCGAAGACCGCGAATATTGGGGCCGCGCCTCATCTTCGTTCGACAAGGACGCCGACGGCGGCACGCTGACGATCCGCTACACTCCGGCGAGCGACCTCGCCTGGTTCGCCTATTTTGCACCCTATTCCATGGAGCGGCATCACGATCTGGTGGCCGAAAGCGCCGCCTGCGAGGGCGTGGACTATGTCCGCCTCGGCGCAACGCTGGACGGCCAGACGGTCGACTGCCTCGAACTGGGCGAAGGCGCGAAGCAGGTCTGGCTCTATGCCCGCCAGCATCCTGGCGAATCGATGGCCGAATGGTGGATGGAAGGCGCGCTCGAAGTGCTGACCGATCCTACCGATCCCGTCGCCATGGTGCTGCGCCGCGAATGCCGCTTCCACATCGTGCCCAACGTCAATCCCGACGGTTCGCGACGCGGCCATTTGCGGACGAACGCGGTCGGCACCAATCTCAACCGAGAATGGGCCGAGCCGACCGCGGAGAAATCGCCCGAGATCCTCGCGATCCGCAACCACATGGACGCGACCGGCGTCGATTTCGCGATGGACGTCCATGGGGACGAGGCGATCCCGGCGGCCTTCCTCGCCGGGTTCGAGGGCATCCCCTCCTGGACCGACGAGCAGGGCGAGCGTTTCTATCGCTACCAGCGCATTCTTGCGCGGCGGACGCCCGATTTCCAGACCGAGCTTGGCTATCCGAAATCGAAGCCAGGTACTGCCAATCTGGCGATCTCGACCAACCAGGTCGCGGAACGCTTCGGCTGCACCGCGATGACGCTGGAAATGCCGTTCAAGGACGTCACCTCGATGCCCGATCCGGCGCAGGGGTGGAGCCCCGAGCGGAGCAAGCTGCTGGCGCGCGATTGCCTCGCCGCGCTGGTCGAATGGCTGGAGCCGGAAGGCGATTGA
- a CDS encoding cytidine deaminase — protein sequence MTDDDLIAAAREAAGSSYSPYSRFPVGAALRFADGSVVTGTNIENASYGLALCAETVAVSKAMADGARGGLEAVAVTGPGNTPITPCGRCRQVLNELAQLGGTDPEILCVGPDEVRRTRLSALLPDAFGPASLD from the coding sequence ATGACCGATGACGATCTGATCGCCGCTGCGCGCGAGGCTGCCGGCAGCTCCTATTCGCCCTATTCCCGCTTTCCCGTGGGCGCCGCGCTGCGCTTTGCCGACGGCAGCGTGGTGACCGGCACGAACATCGAGAATGCGAGCTATGGCCTTGCGTTGTGTGCGGAGACGGTAGCCGTCTCGAAAGCGATGGCTGACGGCGCGCGCGGCGGGCTGGAGGCTGTTGCGGTGACGGGGCCGGGCAATACGCCGATCACGCCATGCGGCCGCTGCCGTCAGGTGCTGAACGAACTTGCGCAACTCGGTGGGACCGATCCCGAGATACTCTGCGTCGGCCCCGATGAGGTGCGCCGCACGCGGTTGAGCGCGTTGCTGCCCGACGCCTTCGGGCCGGCCAGTCTCGACTGA
- a CDS encoding glycoside hydrolase family 25 protein — protein sequence MRLFGAILLAGLIAAGWLWWEQRTFRPDESVWPDQGALVGARDGPVRMDTLAGLGAKFVYLEASDGARRQDRALAENLAAAREAGLQVGMVHTFDPCIAADGQSANFVTVVPRDAELLPPAILLDRTAEDCPARVTRAAIQSELLTLVNQIEAHAGKPAILAPSEDFEDEYAIASRIDRNLWLTRNRVEPVYGGRPWIMWTANTALETEAAPGPLRWVVVRP from the coding sequence TTGCGGCTGTTCGGCGCAATCCTGCTGGCCGGCCTCATCGCCGCCGGCTGGCTGTGGTGGGAGCAACGCACCTTCCGGCCGGACGAAAGCGTATGGCCCGATCAGGGCGCCTTGGTCGGCGCGCGCGACGGCCCGGTGCGAATGGACACGCTTGCCGGATTGGGCGCGAAATTCGTCTATCTCGAGGCGAGCGACGGCGCGCGGAGGCAGGACCGTGCGCTCGCCGAAAACCTGGCCGCCGCGCGTGAGGCGGGGTTGCAGGTCGGCATGGTCCATACCTTCGACCCGTGCATCGCGGCGGACGGACAGTCGGCTAATTTCGTGACCGTGGTGCCGCGCGACGCCGAGCTGCTGCCGCCCGCCATCCTGCTCGACCGCACCGCCGAGGATTGCCCCGCACGCGTCACTCGCGCAGCGATCCAGAGTGAGTTGCTGACGCTGGTCAACCAGATCGAGGCCCATGCCGGAAAGCCGGCCATTCTCGCGCCGTCCGAGGATTTCGAGGACGAGTACGCGATCGCTTCGCGCATCGACCGCAATCTTTGGCTGACCCGCAATCGGGTCGAGCCGGTCTATGGCGGCAGGCCTTGGATCATGTGGACCGCCAATACCGCGCTCGAGACAGAGGCGGCACCCGGGCCGTTGCGTTGGGTCGTGGTCCGGCCCTAA
- a CDS encoding UPF0262 family protein encodes MSESASPSGDHRIAKIELDEATILWRNADVEQERRVAIFDLIEENTFKPVRAAERGAGGPYHLTLAVMDGRLKLTIADTAGEVLEELVLGLARFRRPIREYFAICDSYYQAIRKATPGEIETIDMARRGIHNRATELLIERLDGKVETDFATARRLFTLICVLHIKV; translated from the coding sequence ATGAGCGAATCCGCATCCCCTTCCGGCGATCACCGCATCGCGAAGATCGAACTCGACGAGGCGACCATCCTGTGGCGCAACGCCGATGTCGAGCAGGAGAGGCGCGTGGCGATCTTCGACCTGATCGAGGAAAACACGTTCAAGCCGGTGCGCGCCGCGGAGCGCGGGGCGGGCGGGCCGTACCACCTCACGCTGGCCGTCATGGACGGGCGGCTGAAGCTCACCATCGCCGACACGGCGGGCGAGGTGCTGGAGGAACTGGTCCTCGGCCTCGCCCGCTTCCGCCGGCCGATCCGCGAATATTTCGCGATCTGCGACAGCTATTATCAGGCGATCCGCAAGGCGACCCCGGGCGAGATCGAGACGATCGACATGGCCCGCCGCGGCATCCACAACCGCGCGACCGAGCTGCTGATCGAGCGGCTCGACGGCAAGGTCGAGACCGACTTCGCCACTGCGCGGCGGCTGTTCACGCTGATTTGCGTCCTCCACATCAAGGTCTGA